A segment of the Denticeps clupeoides unplaced genomic scaffold, fDenClu1.1, whole genome shotgun sequence genome:
CAGGAAGTGTCATTGTAAGAGGTAGGGTTGGGCAGGTAATCAGTACTATGGATTACCAAGAGACTATCCATGTTTACAGTATTGATAAAATTGAAAATCTATTTAATTTATGATCAACTGCAGCACATTTTCAGGATTTTCACTGGTCCACACCTGAGATACTGAGAAATCCCATACAGTCCCCTAATCTTAATAAGAGGTATATGGTTGgaacactgtacacacacacacatacggagGAAACTTACAGTCCACACAGTTAAATTTTGGGGAAACGTGGCTACCAACACGGATTAAAATgccagttttaaaaaaatctttggcTTGTGAGGTTTATCCAGCattcaaacacaaaactccCAGCAGAGGTTCTCAGGGCTGAGGTCACTCTCCCCCAGTTTTGGCTCCCACAAGTTCAGGCCACGGGTCTGACGCAGGGTTCTGCCCATTCTGTCCAGTCACATAGCACAGAAACGCAGAAGCCTTGTGTTGGTTGAGTTTAGCCGTCTTCCTGATCCGCAGAGCCCAGGAAGAAGCATATCTGTTTGGGGGAGTGGTTTTGAGGGCTGGGTGGCTGCTGGGCGGGGTCAGGGAAGTCTGGACTGTAACCGCGGAGGTCAATGGCAGAGAAAGGCAGGTGAGGATCTCTCTGTGCAGTGGCGCCATGCACGTCCAGCGCCACGGGGCCGCTAATGCACTTCCGCATGGGTACTCTGAGCAGGTGAAAGGAGGCAAAAAGACACTTTGATGAGAGTGTCATCACGCAAACACAGTCCAGTCAGCACAAAGTCTTATTCTTTGTATAAAGTCTAAGATGAAGACGGGGTGTCCCTTACCCAACTTTGTCTGATGTCGCCCCACCCCATGTGTGACGGTACACATCCCCAGCCACCCCGAACAGCCATCGGATGTCTGCAGGGACCTCAGGGATCCATTCCACAAACCTGAAATGTAACAAGAATGCAGTCAATGCTGAGAATAAGCGTCAACCACAatgcattcagaaaaaaaaaaagtggggtaAAGCAAACAGCTAAGAAAGATtcaatttcactgcattttttgAAACAATAGACAGAATATTATCAGCTGTATCAACTGTTCTTTCAACGACCACTGGGTGGCGCCACTAGGAACAATATAAAACCCACAGTTTCGCCCACGTGAGCCACATGAACATGGCTGCTGATCAGAAGGGCGGGGAAAAAAGTGGAAGGCGGCCACAGGCTGACCTCTGTGCGGCGGAGTAGGCCGATTCCACGGGCAGCGTGTACGGCAGGAGCATGTAGGAGGCCAAACGCACGGGCAAGAGACCGGACACCTGAGCATATAAACTGTGCTTCTCCCGACAGGCTTCACAAAACACTggaacagacaaaagaaaacatgcatCAGCCTGAAGCTCACACACTGTGAATGATAAATGAGTCTACAGGTATATTAGATCAGGCTGCCTCGCTATCATTCGGCAGAACATCGCGTTCCAAGCTCAGATCTGAGAACCAACCCATCGCTTCTCAGAAACCTGGAAGCACAACGTGATCAGCGAAAGCTGAAGTTCAAGGTCCAGTGAAAACGCCCGCGGTGAAAGTCTACTTCATGATGCTGCTACACTGGCTGTAGCTCGGGCTGCTGGAGTGAGAGGTCAGCTGGTAAAAACGTGTCTGCACCGACATgctggatacacacacacacacaccagtaacagAGCTCTGGTATATTCTGTACTGCGTccactcccacaatgcacttcaaAAATGCCTTTAACTGAAAGATGCATTTGAAGCTCTAATGGTTTTTTAATACCCTGCGACCTTTCAACCCCGATCGCACCAACCTTTCCTAATCGGCCCGGGCAGGTTGTTGACGATCTCCTCGTCCAACCACCAGTGCTGCTTCCGCAGGAGGCGGAGGTTCCGCAGCACCCACTCTTTGGTGCTCTCAGTGACCTCCACGCTGTTCCCAGGACAGCAGCAGGTGGGCGGCGCACAAGAGAGGGCGGGGCCAGCAGTCGGACCCTGGAGCCTCAGTAAATCTGTGGGACACAGGGAGTTGTCTCAGCAGAAATCCTGGCCAACAACTGGGCAGGTGTTTGCCTCTAGATTTACTGTCCCAGTACATGTCGGGTCTGGACATGTTCAGACCACTTGTTCAGGTGCCAACAGACCCATTTTCATCACACTGGCCCTTTAAGAAGGGGGTTGAGCAACAGTTTAGGATCAAGCTGGGCTTTAGAAACCGGCCCCATGAGTTTCATCTGTCTTTAGACACTTTACACTGCGGATTTCACAATATAAAGAGCTTACTGTACAGATCTCCTACTCATATGAATACAAATCACTGTAACGcagtcatattttttattccGTGCACTTAAGTAATAAAGATAACTTGTGAGTGGAAGAAAACTCACTGTTTTCCTGGAGGAAGCGCAGAGCATCCTTATACCCGTTCTGACACATCTCCGccatgatctgcaaagaggcaGAAACAGGCCAGGTTggacacaagtgtgtgtgtgtgtgtgtgtgtgtgaaagagagaatgGTGTATGCAAACATTTTGGGCttatttcaacacacacacacacacacacacactgaatgcaCACAGTGAGATCTGAGAATTGTGGTGATGAGAGGAACGCAGTGTTCCTGCCTTGGGCTCCGGAGGGAAGAAGGCGCGGCCGAGGCGGCACGCGTTGCCCAGATTCATCTGAATGCTGGTGTTGGTGAAGCGCAGTTCGTGGAAGCTGGAGGAGTTGTCCCGGGGACAGATGTCGCTCTCGCCAGAGAACGGGGAGACGGTGATGGTGTTCCGGGCCGACTGCGGCAGGTTGTCGCTGATGCCCCCGTCCACGTACctctgggagagagagagagagagagttacacCTACACCCCCTCACCTGCTCTCCTCGTCCATCTTATATAATGGCCTGATGCAGCTTTGCGTTCGCTGCATTGGGGTTAGAACAGGACCGGCGGAGGCGTTTTAACCCAATCCCCACTGTGCCGACCTGGCACCTGAGGAACCATACTATAATTCCCACCAGCGTGTGTTCTGCATAGTGGACCAATCAGCACGTAGCCTCACTGTTTAACTGTCCAATCACCGTGCAGGTCCGGTCTGTATGATACTGTAGACaaatcacagaaacttggacacacctactcatctatgggttttaattttttacattaaagaataaaactgaagacactatggggactatgaaataacaaacACGAGGTTATTAAgtttcatgctgaacactttcttctcattcactcatgttaatgagcatctcatccaGCGGCTATTGATGTTGACGATAGTGAAcgaagcagccatgaaggtaaaaagaggaaaggaacagattcatcaaacgtacttcactttctcctcatacaacaaacacgaaatatgtttcttgcgtTGGATTCTTTTTATAATGGCTCCATCTTCGTCTCCATGACTACCATAGTGTAGatgtgtccaatcttttgactggtagtgtgtgaGACCCCAGCAACGTTCTCCTGTTCTACAGAGCTGCTTCTTGTGATTTCTGATAAAATATTTACTGATAATATACCCAACCACAAGTGACTCAATATCAATATTCCCTTTTTGGTTCTTTCAGAAAACCATGTGATACCTGATGGCCGTCAAATCTCcaataaatgataaaatcaggaataaaaaattaaataaattaaataagtaaACCTTCAACTCATCAACCATGCACTGACCATATTAATGAAGACAGATTTTCTAAATTGGACTTGGACAACAGGCAAGATTTTAGTAATTTGAGATTCCTGTGGCAAAAACACAGTTTGTACAGAGGATTGCCTTTTAGAACTAAATTATGAAAGATGCATGACAACCGTTTCACTATCTGTTGAGATGCAGAGGCTGTAACTATAATAATTAGTTGCTGTTATCCATAaactgttttccttttttggatCTTATCTTTTAATGTCGCTGCTTATCTGCCCAGCTCCACCACGGAGTCTGGACCAGGGCTGCTGCGTCAATAATATTGGTCTGTCTCCCTCTGTCCTGCTCCGCAGTGACATGTGGACATAACGTCCTCAGCCTGGAGTGACATGAGGGGACATTTTTGACAAGGTGcccacgacacacacacacacacacacacacacacctgtctactTCAGACACTGCAGGGGACAGGGCAACGCTGCAGAGAGCCACTTTGCCCCTGTTGCCCCGGTGACTAATTTATCCTCCACGCTGCCGTTGCCGGTGACTAATGTCTCCTAGATCCTGACGTGGACTCTGGTCTCACCGCACTAAAGTCACACACGTCTGGACATTTCCCCGGGAGCCACACCCGCCCCGCCCGGCTGATACTCACCACCCCGCGGAACGACGGGGGAATCAGTCCACAGTACACCGGAATGAAGCAGCTGCAGACCAGAGCCTGCAGAGCGGagacaaaagaacccaaaaccACAACATCAGGTCGGGTTCCGCAGACTCCAGCTCCTAAAAGCCGAAAGCCTAAAGTTTGTGGTCTGGTTAACGGGTTTTGGCAGAAATGCCCCCCAGTAGACTTCGTCCTAACCTGGATCAGCTCGTCCTTAGAACTGAATTTGGACACAAGGACATTCTTCCCGTCAGAGACGCGGGTGAGAGACACGTGCAGGCGGTCCGAGGTCAGCAGGTGGGCTTCGTCTGGGAAGTCGCGCTGAAGGCCGCCCTTCATCACTTTCACCAGGTTGAACGAGGGGTGCAGGGGCCCGAGGTTGCGTCTCCGGGCTTCCTTCGCCACCTCCATCACGTCCTCGCAGCACCTGGCTGCAGGAGCAAGGGAACAGCTGCAGGTCAGCGTCAGGAAGCTCAAAGTGCACATCCTGATTGGTCAGGGTTGTGAAACAGAAAcagtgttacacacacacactcacacacacatttacgcTGAGctcagtgtgaaagtgaaaccTGGTTGACAAAATGTTATCTGAGAGCAGATTGAAGGCTTAAAAGCGTCCAGACATGACTGTTGACCTCCTGGCGGCTTTACACTGATCTATCAAAACCTCTATTTACTCGAACCAcggtgtctctgtgtgtataaatgtgtgtcaaTAAACGGCCAGTCATAAACGAATCTGCTCTCTGAGCAGGACTTTTGcacaataataatgaaaatttgAGGACGCAGCAGGTACCTATGGAGGCTCCGCTGGCCAGCATGGCCGCAGTCAGGGCTCCCGCTGAAGCCCCGTAGATCCGGGTGGCACCACGGACCAGCTGGGGCGCCTGCTCCACCAGGCAGCTCGCCACCCCGATGTGATAGACGCCCAGAAAGCCGCAGCCGGCGAAGGAGAGGCTCCAGCCGCCGTCCAGGTCCAGCATCGCGGCGACCGAGCAGGCGGAGCGGGAGCGCGGTCCCAGGATCTCGACCCCGGCCGCGCACGGCGCGCCGATTTATGGCGCGGCGCGGGAGCCCGAGCGCGCCGGCCAATGGGGAGACGGTGCGTCTCTGGCGCGATGGCGCCGCCCCCCGGGCGCGCGTGACCGAGGTTTACCTCCCGGTGCCGGTGGCGCGGGTCGCCCGCGTGACGTCATCATgtcacaaacaaacatttacatttatggcatttatcagacgcccttatccagag
Coding sequences within it:
- the LOC114771996 gene encoding patatin-like phospholipase domain-containing protein 2, whose translation is MLDLDGGWSLSFAGCGFLGVYHIGVASCLVEQAPQLVRGATRIYGASAGALTAAMLASGASIARCCEDVMEVAKEARRRNLGPLHPSFNLVKVMKGGLQRDFPDEAHLLTSDRLHVSLTRVSDGKNVLVSKFSSKDELIQALVCSCFIPVYCGLIPPSFRGVRYVDGGISDNLPQSARNTITVSPFSGESDICPRDNSSSFHELRFTNTSIQMNLGNACRLGRAFFPPEPKIMAEMCQNGYKDALRFLQENNLLRLQGPTAGPALSCAPPTCCCPGNSVEVTESTKEWVLRNLRLLRKQHWWLDEEIVNNLPGPIRKVFCEACREKHSLYAQVSGLLPVRLASYMLLPYTLPVESAYSAAQRFVEWIPEVPADIRWLFGVAGDVYRHTWGGATSDKVGVPMRKCISGPVALDVHGATAQRDPHLPFSAIDLRGYSPDFPDPAQQPPSPQNHSPKQICFFLGSADQEDG